The following is a genomic window from Pseudomonas lurida.
ATCGCATCGACGCTGAGCACCGAGCCATCGTCCAGCGTCAGCAGGTCCTGGCGCAACTCCAGTTCGGCGTACTGTTCGCATTCGTTACCCAGGCGGTATTTGGTTTGCGCCCCCGGCAGTTGGAAACATTGCTGGGGGCCACTGCCCGTTGAAGTACCTGCGCCGCTGCGCAAGTAACCGGCAAATTCCAAGGCTTGGGCGCCAAACGGCAAACCCAGGCAAGACGCAACGAGGCCCAGCCTTATTGTTGTTTTCATAAAGCACTCCGATATTTTTATTATGTTTTTTCAAAGCGCCCCGTGCTCCCACACGGGGTTAGAGCGGGTCTCAGTCCTTGAGGTGCAGCACGAACGATTCATAAGGACGCAACACCAGCGTGCCCGTACGCATCGGGCAATCGGGGTAGTTGCTGATCAGCAGGCGTTGTTCGCTGGCCGGGTTGATCACGCCGTCCGGCAGCTGGATGTCGCAGGGCGTGCCGTAGAAGTTATTCAGCACCAGCAGGCGTTCCCCGTGGCCCTCGCGCAGGTACGCCCAGACCTGCAGATGGTCTTGCAGCAGTGGGCGATAAACGCCCTCCAGGATCAGCGGTTCGTGACGACGCAAGGCAATCAGCGCCCGGTAGTGATGCAGCACCGAATCCGGATCCTCCAGCTGGCTCTCGACATTGATCTGCGCCGCATTGGCCGGGATGCCGATCCACGGCTCGCCCGTGCTGAAACCCGCGTTGGCCTGGGTATTCCACTGCATCGGCGTACGCCCGTTGTCGCGGGACTTCTGCATGATCGCCGCCATGCTCGACGCCTCGGACTCACCCGCATCGCGCTTGAGACGGAAGATGTTCAGGGTCTCCACATCGCGGTACTGCGAGATAGCGTCGAAGCCCGGATTGGTCATGCCCAGCTCTTCGCCCTGGTACACATACGGCGTGCCCTGGAGGAAGTGCAGCGCGGTCGCCAGCATCTTGGCCGAGACCACGCGGTGCTCACCGTCATTGCCGAAACGCGAGACCACCCGTGGCTGGTCGTGGTTACACCAGAACAGCGCGTTCCAGCCGCCACCGGCCTGCATGCCCATTTGCCAGTCGGAGAAGATCTGCTTGAGTTGCAGGAAGTCGAAGTCGGCCTTCACCCATTTCTGCAGGTTCGGGTAATCGACTTTCAGATGATGGAAGTTGAAGGTCATCGACAGCTCTTTCGACGCCGGATTGGAGTAGCGGATGCAATGTTCGAGGCGGGTGGACGACATCTCGCCGACGTTGATCAGGTCATGCCCTTCGAAGACTTCGCGGTGCATTTCCTGCAGGTACTCGTGCACATTCGGGCCATCGGTGTAGAA
Proteins encoded in this region:
- the treC gene encoding alpha,alpha-phosphotrehalase, translating into MQDWQHSVIYQIYPKSFHSHAGNATGDLLGIVDKLDYLKWLGVDCLWITPFLRSPQRDNGYDISDYYAIDPSYGTMADCDLLISEAAKRGIKLMLDIVVNHTSIEHEWFQQARSSLDNPYRDFYIWRDQPNNWESKFGGSAWEYEAQTGQYFLHLFDHTQADLNWDNPKVRAEVFKLMRFWRDKGVGGFRLDVINLISKPADFPEDNSDGRRFYTDGPNVHEYLQEMHREVFEGHDLINVGEMSSTRLEHCIRYSNPASKELSMTFNFHHLKVDYPNLQKWVKADFDFLQLKQIFSDWQMGMQAGGGWNALFWCNHDQPRVVSRFGNDGEHRVVSAKMLATALHFLQGTPYVYQGEELGMTNPGFDAISQYRDVETLNIFRLKRDAGESEASSMAAIMQKSRDNGRTPMQWNTQANAGFSTGEPWIGIPANAAQINVESQLEDPDSVLHHYRALIALRRHEPLILEGVYRPLLQDHLQVWAYLREGHGERLLVLNNFYGTPCDIQLPDGVINPASEQRLLISNYPDCPMRTGTLVLRPYESFVLHLKD